GACTTGGTCTTGGGGTTGGTTGAGGAGTCGACAAAGCCAATGCCGGAAACCTTTTACCTCTGATAATGACAATGAATAAAAGGAGACTCCCGACCTTGGAGTTTGCCGATCCGGGAAAGTCCCGACATCTCGCAATTGTCCGAGCTTGCGACCCAACAATTTCGCTTGACGTTGTAAAGCCTCACTTATTATAGCAACTTGCGTTTGCTACATGTAATTCTTGTGAACTAGTTGTGCCCACATCGTCCATCGCGTGCTTGAACACAAGAGCGACGACCCGCTCGCCCACTTCCCCGGACTCCACAATGGCGGTTGAGGCTTCCGTCAACGCAGAGCAGCCCAGGCCCAAGGATCTGGAGATCGCGGAGAAGCAACCCTCTCGGCCGGGCAGTATCGGCGAGGACCTCAAGGCCGGTCAGGTTGAACTTCTCGATGAAGCCGAAATCTTCTTGCAGCAAAATGGTCTTTCTCATGCGCATCTGCGAGAGCTCATGGAAGATGAACAGGCCCAGAAAAAGCTTGTCCGCCGGGTAAGTTTTCCGGTCTCGTTCCTCCGGAGGACTCCAGCATCATCCCCTGTCTTCATATTGCGAATTCTAACGCGAGTGCCATTTTTAGATCGATCTCACATTGTTGCCCCTTCTCATGGGAACGTACCTTCTGCAGTATATCGACAAGCAGGCCCTGAGTTACGGCGCAGTTTTCGACCTCTTCGAAACAACCAATACTTCTCAAAGCCAGTATTCATGGCTGGCCAGTATCTTCTACTTTGCCTACCTTCTGGCAGAATGGCCAGCAAGTTACCTTGCTCAGCACTTCCCCACCGGCACCATTGTCAGCATCTTCGTCCTCTGCTGGGGAACAGTTCTCACCTGCACCGCCGCATGCCATAGCTTCGCTGGGCTCGCCGTCTGCCGCTTCCTCTTGGGTGCTTTCGAAGCCGTCATCACACCCTGCTTCATGATGATCGTCAGCATGTGGTACACCAGGGCGGAGGCGCCGGTACGCGCTGGATCTTTCTACTGCTTCAACGGATTCGGTTCCATGATCGGCGGCATTCTGTTCTACGGTGTCGGTCAGGCAGACGGATGGGATGTTTGGAGAATCATCTTCATTATATGCGGTGGTCTTACCATCGTGTGGGGCATCGTCCTGTTCTTCTATTTGCCGAACAACATCATGGCTGCCAAACGATTCACCGTGGAAGAGAAGGCCCTGCTTATTGCTCGCAGCCAGAGCAACAAGACTGGTGTCTTTAGCCGAAAGATCAAGCCAGCTCAAATTAAGGAAGCATTCAAGGACATCCAAGTGTGGCTTCTGTTCTTCTACACCCTTCTCAACGAGATTGTCAACGGCGGCATCGCCAACTTTGGCAAACTCATTGTTAAGGGCTTTACAAAGGATGCCCTCTTGACGACTGCCTACGGAATTCCGTATGGAGCCTGGGTTGCCTTTTTTATCTTCACTGGTCCCTTTTGCGCTTCGAAGTTCAAAAACTTCCGGACCATTGTCATGATGACGTGGGTTTTGCCGACACTCATTGCTGTTTCCCTTTTCTTGAAACTGGACCGCGGCAACAAAAACGGGCTGTTGATGTCATACTACATTGTGAGTGGTGTTCTTTCCCTTCTCGAATGTTGCTTCTAACATGGTTTGCAGAGTCCCTCCTTCGTCGGTGCTCTTGTCGTTGCGCTGCAAATGCCGGCTGCGAATGTCGCGGGTTACACCAAGCGTGTGACATCAACAGCCTTCGTCTTTCTAGCGTATTGCGTGGGAAACATCATAGGCCCGCAAGCTTTCCTCGCGTCGGAAGCGCCCATCTACGGCACTGGCTGTAAAGTTATCATGGGTTGCACTGCCGGTCAAGTCGTATTGGCTATCGCCATTCGGCTGTTGTTAATTAAGAGGAACAAACAGAGAGACGCGGAGGCGGAGGCTAGTGGACACAATGCGGAGGATGTATCTGATGAGGTTCTCATGGACTTGACGGACTTCGAGAACAGGAAGTTCAGGTACTCCTATTAGTATAAGATTCTCCGCGCGTATGAGAGCAAATGTTGGTAATAATGGTGAAATCCAATGAAAAGGCCTTGCCCTTCATATCTCCAACGGCAGTCTTCCCTACTCATTTAGCAGAGTTGAGCCGAGGCAACTATTGAGAGGCTCAACAAGAAGGCTTCCAATGCGATTGCTTGACCCACTCCATGCCACACTTTATACACACTGGTAGTTCTTCATTGCGGAATCGTGAGTCAGCATGCTGGTGCTGGGCGTGCGGTACTAGTAGTACTCAAAACTCCGCTCATCGGACGGAACTATTGTCGATAAGTTTCCAGTCTGGAAAAGAAACCCGAAAAGAGTTGAGAGGCGTAAGCTCTTTTCCACTCCTGATACCTTGGGCAGAAAACCTTTTATGTCATGATGCCAAGCCATCGAATCTGTTTCACTTGATCCCTCGAAGCCCTAAGGTGTACTGGTCGGATGAGGCTATGCGTCGCCTTTCTTACGCACGGTTGGCAAGAGTGATCATAAATAGACTAGTTCGCTCTTCGTCCCAATAACGTTGATTGATCGCCCAGCTTTGGGATGAATGATGAGCGAGTCAGCCCTACTTGTGATCGTAATCCCGACAATCCGGGGTGCGATTCATGCCGGCACCCATAATACTGGTATCTATTTGTTTTTgtattctgcctttgctggctgctcgggcgattctcgatatcgattacacggtattaatacacaGTATCAATGGATACTCTCACTGTCTCGATAGACTAATACTGGTATCTATTGCACAGCCGATGTTCGTACATCTCTTTACTATGGCGAAGAGTCTAAGTACCTTGTTATCgaagaaagttaattctttctaagtcataagtataagaatatagttttaataaaatagtatagtacctacctagtacttaaattaagaTGCTTTTTTAAGCTCGTTATAAGAGAAAGATAACTATActactaactacttactattgAGGTTCGTAACTAGCGCTATGGCTTTAACCGTAATAGCTTCGCCCGTGATAGGCGAAAAGTCTGATTATGAGTCCCTTAAAAGCCTCTCCTCAAGGGCTATAAGAGCCTCCGAGTGTACTGAGTTGAAATGCTTATGGCGAAGAGTCATGTCTCTGGTCACGAAGGCTACCAGGCACGAACTTGCCAAGATGATGTGTTAATTGGCGGCTCGGCGGCACCAAGCCCTGTTTACAAATAGACTGTTGGGCTGTCTTTCAACTAGGATTGACACTTTTAGGTTTTGTTCTCTTCCTTAAGAAGACAACTAGAGCTGCAATGCAACCCTCCGAAACTCCGACGGGGTGGATCAACAGCTCCGTGTAATCGTTGCGCCCGGTTTTCTTTGGCGAAAACGAGTCGGCACCCGGCACCGTAGCCTGTAACTACCTACTGAGAAAGCCTATGATGGCAGTTGACAACTTTGTTCGCTGCCAATTTCAGCATGGTTGCCAACCAGCCGTTCTGGGCACCTTATCCGTAGATTGAAGTTTGTTAAAACAGTGGCTTGGCCCACACCACCACTAAGGACTCACGCGCTATACTTCTCCGTCCATGCCGCAGCTGCGCGTCACGTCGTAGCCGCGCGCAGCCGTCAAACTCCACACCATCGCCCAAATCATCTCATCCCTGTTGCGTAGAGGAACCAGGCTCTGTGAGATTGACAGCCTTACGGAGATTTATGTTTGGTCTCCAGTGAGACTCAGAGTTCCCGGGTTCCCAGGCGGTATATTCTGCGACGCTGTTGGACATATCGCGAACGCCTGCCTATCCACAAAGTCCGTGAGGCGTGCGGGCAGGAGGGGCGATCCAGTCTTGCATGAGAAACTTTTCATCCTCAGAAGGATTCGAAGTGGTACTCTCCTGAACGTTAGCCTCGAGCTTGTTTGCACAGAAGGGATGAACTGATTGACATAGACGGGATGAAGTTGTCTTCGCGACATTGTGGACCACAACATGCCACCACTGAGGCTGGTTCTAGACTGTCTGGGGCGAAGTACTCAAAACTTTCAATATGCCTTTTCTAAGCGATCGAATGCTTATAGATTGTGACCGGGGGCTTATAGCTCGTGTCATCGTGTCTAATCCAAGGGTGGCAATATGTGGGCGTTTCATGTGGTCCCGTGTCTGTGGCCCGCTGCTTGGCTGGGTGCTATTGATAGCAATGTGGTCTTCTAAGAGCTGCTTGGCAAAGAGGCGCTATGGGTAGTGAGTAAATTGCGAGCTGGTCTTGATTCTGCATCATAATTAATTAGATCTTTTCCGACAGACGATGGCTTCGAGAATGCGCCGGTCTAACCGACTGTAGAAGTCCATAAATGTGCAGCATGTTTTCCGCTTCTACCGGCGCATGTTGAATCTGCGCCAGGCCGACCAGCTCCTCCGTCATTCATTATTTGTTCTGTCCACTCATTACAACATGTCATTCAACTTACGTTCATTACTGCTTTCTGGCTCTCTGCTAGCGTCGTTGCCAGTGGTTACATCACATGCATCGCATCAAAGCATTAGCAAGCGCGATCTTTTCGATGGCGAAGCCGTCATCATCAAGGGGCAATGGTCATGTAGCCCTCAGCAAATTTTAGATATAGATCAGGGCGTTGTCGAGGCACATGAACTCGCAAATGCAGCTCTTACTGCTCTTGGAAAGTCCAATGTTGCGAGGACTCCAG
The window above is part of the Colletotrichum lupini chromosome 9, complete sequence genome. Proteins encoded here:
- a CDS encoding allantoate permease, yielding MAVEASVNAEQPRPKDLEIAEKQPSRPGSIGEDLKAGQVELLDEAEIFLQQNGLSHAHLRELMEDEQAQKKLVRRIDLTLLPLLMGTYLLQYIDKQALSYGAVFDLFETTNTSQSQYSWLASIFYFAYLLAEWPASYLAQHFPTGTIVSIFVLCWGTVLTCTAACHSFAGLAVCRFLLGAFEAVITPCFMMIVSMWYTRAEAPVRAGSFYCFNGFGSMIGGILFYGVGQADGWDVWRIIFIICGGLTIVWGIVLFFYLPNNIMAAKRFTVEEKALLIARSQSNKTGVFSRKIKPAQIKEAFKDIQVWLLFFYTLLNEIVNGGIANFGKLIVKGFTKDALLTTAYGIPYGAWVAFFIFTGPFCASKFKNFRTIVMMTWVLPTLIAVSLFLKLDRGNKNGLLMSYYISPSFVGALVVALQMPAANVAGYTKRVTSTAFVFLAYCVGNIIGPQAFLASEAPIYGTGCKVIMGCTAGQVVLAIAIRLLLIKRNKQRDAEAEASGHNAEDVSDEVLMDLTDFENRKFRYSY